GGCACCAGCTGCTGGCTGGCCAAACAATGCGCGAAGCCCAACGCCTACATGTACGACGCGGATATCGCCGCCGATCTGCGGCGCCGATTCGCCAAGAGCCGTCGCTTCGCCAACGCCAGTCTGTGGCTGACCGTGCAACGCCGCTTCGTTTACGTGGAAGGCTGCGTCCGCAGCCGGAATGCCGCCTCTGGCATCGAAGCCTTCATCAAGCAGACGCCGGACGTGCAGCTGGTGATCGCCAACATCATCGTCGGCGCCGGCAAACCGAACTATGCCGTCATGCCCGAACGATAACGGCGAGGGGGGAAGCTTCGCTCTGCGGGTGACCGCGCGGCACCCATGGTCTGGTTATTCCGGCGCTGAGCGGGACAGGCTGCCGTTGACGCGCCCAGCCTAAAAAGGGCTTCCTTATTTGTCGCCGCCAATGCCCATGACCGCCATCACTCTGGCGGCATTGTCGGCGCAGTCCATGTCCCCGGGCTTGGATTCGATCAGCTGGATCAGGGACTGGATGTGCGATTTGTTCTGCGCCAGCCGCGCCTGCAGCGACTCGATATCCGCCACCTTGCGCCTGAGCGTGGCCAACAACTCGTCGTGCCGCCAGGATGAAACGCCCGCCGGCAGAATCTGCCTGATCTCGTCCAGCGAGAAGCCGGACTGCTGCGCGTCGCGGATGATGGCCAGCGCCGCAGCCGTCTCCGGAGGATAGTCCCGATAACCGTTCGCCTGGCCGCTGGCCGACTGCAACAAGCCTTTGGACTCATCGAAGCGGATGGCCGAGGCCGCCATGCCGCTCCGTTTGGCCAGTTCTCCGATTTTCATATCGCTCCTGCTTCGGCCCTTGCCTGAATCTCGTCGGATCACACGGCCGGCCTACCGGGCTTGCGCATTGCGCAGCGCCGCCAGCAAAGCCTGGGCCAGCGCCTTGCTGGAGCGTGGATTCTGGCCGGTGATCAGGCGGCCGTCCGTCAGCGCGAAGCTGCCGAAGGGGAGGAGCGACTTCTCATAGCGCGCGCCCCTGGCCTCCATCTCGCTCTGCAACTGGTAGGGCACCTGGTCCTTCACCCCGGACAGCGACTCTTCGAGATTGGAGAAGCCGGTCACGCGGCGGCCTTCCAGCAGCGGCTTGCCATCCTCCGCCTGCAGATCGAGCAGGCCCGCCAAGCCATGACACACCGCCGAGACGATGCCGCCGCTGCGGTAAATGCTTTCGGCGACGCGCTTCAGATCGGCGTTGCCGCGGAAGTCCCATATCGTGCCATGGCCGCCGGTGTAGAAGATGGCGCGGTAAACCGTCGGGTCCAGGTCGGCCACCGCCTGGGTCGATTGCAGCCGCGCCATGAAGGACGGG
This genomic window from Chromobacterium violaceum ATCC 12472 contains:
- a CDS encoding type 1 glutamine amidotransferase domain-containing protein, which encodes MTNHDRYPSRAERTGLWLAELTHVYDVLEAAGYAIDFASPNGGAIPLDPRSLGWPHADAAAKARLNDPSFMARLQSTQAVADLDPTVYRAIFYTGGHGTIWDFRGNADLKRVAESIYRSGGIVSAVCHGLAGLLDLQAEDGKPLLEGRRVTGFSNLEESLSGVKDQVPYQLQSEMEARGARYEKSLLPFGSFALTDGRLITGQNPRSSKALAQALLAALRNAQAR
- a CDS encoding MerR family transcriptional regulator, which produces MKIGELAKRSGMAASAIRFDESKGLLQSASGQANGYRDYPPETAAALAIIRDAQQSGFSLDEIRQILPAGVSSWRHDELLATLRRKVADIESLQARLAQNKSHIQSLIQLIESKPGDMDCADNAARVMAVMGIGGDK
- a CDS encoding BON domain-containing protein, which produces MRALVLRSLGGCLLLACAAALAAPPLKNWFDDPFIQVRGRIAACPAPLGPFATEAEMKQQAHSRIERGTSCWLAKQCAKPNAYMYDADIAADLRRRFAKSRRFANASLWLTVQRRFVYVEGCVRSRNAASGIEAFIKQTPDVQLVIANIIVGAGKPNYAVMPER